CGAACAGCCGGCCCCGCACGAGGTGGTGGTGTTCGCTCCCTTCACGGCCATAGCCGAAGTGGCGGATGCCTTTGCCGCCTCGCCGGCGCAGGCCGGCGCGCAGGACGTCTGGCCCGCCGTGGAAGGGGCCTTCACCGGCGAGATCTCGCCGCGCATGCTGCTGGACGCCGGTGCGGTCTGGGTGCTGACCGGACATTCCGAGCGCCGCCATGTGCTGGGCGAATCCGATGAACTGGTGGGCCGCAAGACGGCCTTCGCCCTGGAGCAGGGCCTCAAGGTCATGCTCTGCATCGGGGAAAAACTGGAAGAGCGCGAAGCCGGCCGGCTGGAAGCCGTGCTGCGCCGCCAGCTGGACAGCGGCCTGCCCGCCGGGGAAAATGCGCTGGAAGGCCGTTTTGCCGTGGCCTATGAGCCCGTGTGGGCCATCGGCACCGGCAAGGTGGCCGGTCCCGACGAAGTGCTGGCCACCCACGCCGTGGTGCGCCGCCTGCTGTGCGAGCGCCTGGGCGAGGCCGGCAACGGGATCCCGATCCTGTATGGTGGGAGCGTCAAACCGGCCAATGCCGGCAGCCTTATCGGACTTGACAATGTGGATGGTCTTCTGATAGGTGGCGCTTCTTTGGACGCGCAAAGTTTTGTGCAGATTATCCGCCGGGCCTAGGCCTGAAGTTCTTCATTTACGTCGTGCCCCTGGGAGGCTCTTGTGCAGACCCTTATTCTGACGCTTCATATCATTGTTTGTGTGGTGCTCGTCATTCTCATTCTCTTGCAGGCCGGCAAGGAAGGTATGGGCGTCATTTTCGGTGGCGGCAATACCTCTGTGTTCGGCAGCAGCGGTGCCGGCGGCATGCTGGCCAAGATGACCGCCTTCATGGCCGTGGTCTTCGTGGTGACCTCGCTGAGCTACACCTATGTGACCAGCTCGCGCCCCAGCGATGAGTCCGCCGTGCTCAATGTGGAACCCCTGACCATCGAAGATGTGCCTGCCAAGCCCGCCGCCGCTCCTGAAGCCGCCGCCCCGGCCCAGCCCGCCACGACCGGCGAAGCGCCCGCGGCTCCCGAAGCCGCCCCGGCCGGTGCTGCCGCTCCTGCGGCTCCCGCCGCCGAGGCGCCTGCTGCGGACGCTCCTGCGGCCCAGCCTGCCCAGCAGTAGACGTTTTTTTGACCCAACGGGAAAAGCCGCGGCCTTGCCGCGGCTTTTTTTTCAGCAACAGGGAGCTCCCATGACCGACGACAGCAGCTTCAAGAACAATCCTTTCAAGGTCCTGGAAAAAGGACGTTTTCCGCAGCAGAAAAAAACAGGTGCCCCGGCGGCGCCGGAAAAGCGCGGCAAGCGCATCGCACGTCAGGCTGCCGTGCCTGCGGACGACGAGGACGCCTCCCTGTTCCTGGCCGCCATGGGCAATGTGGAGCGCCAGCCGGCGCATGGCGGATCGGCCCGCGGTCAGGGAACAGGGCAGGGCGGATTTGCCATGGAAGAACAGTGCGCCATGCCGCAGGTGAAGAAGCTCAAGGAAAAGAAGAAGGGCAGTGCTCCCCGCAGGGAGAGCGGAGCCGCGGCCCCGGCCGCGCCCGCTGCCGTCGCTCCGCCCGCCGGCACGGCGGAGGATGCGGCAGCCGGTCTGGAAGCCGTGGTGGCGGCTTCGGAGGAAGACGACTTTTTGCTGGCCATGAAACAGGTGACGCCCCTGCAGGGCAGGGGCCGGGACGTGCCGCCCGCGGTGGCGCAGAGCAGCCCGCCGCCGTCCGCGGATACCAGCCTGCAGGACTTCCTGGACGGCAAGCTGGAATTCGCCCTGTCCATGACCGATGAATACATGGAAGGCCATGTGGTAGGCCTGGACCAGATGATCATGAACAAGCTGCGCGCCGGCGGCCTGAGCCCCGAGGCCCATCTCGACCTGCACGGCCTCAACGCCCAGCAGGCGTTCGAGACCCTGCGCGGCTTCATGCGCGGCAGCTGGTACAAGGGCCTGCGGACCATCCTGGTGGTGCCCGGTCGCGGCAAGAATTCCCCGGACGGCGTGGGCGTGCTGCGCGGCAAGCTGCAGTCCTGGCTCACCCAGGATCCCTTCAAGCGTGTGGTGCTGGCCTTCTGCACGGCCCAGCCGCACGACGGCGGCCCCGGCAGCGTCTATGTGCTGCTGCGCAAATACAAGAAAAAGGGCCGCGTCTACTGGGAGCGGATGCCCGCCGACGCGGATCTGTACGAGTAGGGGGACCGCCGGACAGCCGGGGGCGACACCGTGCTCCCTTGCCGGCGGAGGCAAGGACTCCCCGGCCATGACAGCTGCAAAAGGACGTCTTCGGACGTCCTTTTTTTATGCCGTTTTCCCGGCTTGCAGGGCGGGCGGTGCCGGACGCCTCGGCGCCGGGCTGTCCGGTACGCACATGGAGCATGCGGATTCCCCGGCATGGCTGCAAGGCCGGAGGGAGCGGCCCGTGCGTGCGGGCATGGACAGCGCGGGGGCCTGCCGTTCCGGCGGGAGAGCATGGCCCGGAGAGGCGGGACTTTTAGCCCTGCTTCCGGGGCGCGCCGTCTTCCAGCAGGGCGGCCGCATCTCCGAAGCTGCGCACCCAGGCGCGCAGTTCCGGCTCGCTGCGGGTGGTCAGGGTCAGGATGAGGCCGCCATCATCGCTGTCTTCGATGCGCTGGTTGGCGGCCCAGACGCGTTCCCGCACATAGTCGGCGGCGCTGGGGGCCACATGGATGCGGAAGGTGCGCGGTTCGTGCCAGGGCAGGCCGAAGCCGCCGTGCCCGTCGTCTTCCAGCTCATACCGGGCATGGTCTTCCGTCAGCTCCACGCTCTGGATGCGGTGGACGGCCAGGGTGCAGGGATGTTCGACCTCGGGCCCGTCCTCTCCCAGATGGCCGCCCAGCACGTACAGGGCATTGTTCATGGCGGCCATGCGCACGGGGATGAAACGGTGGAGCCTCGGCTCCGTCTTGCCCACGGCCTTGTAACGGATCCGGCAGACGGTCTGGCAGCGGGCCGCCTGGACAAGGCGCTCGATGGCATCCGCAAAGGGCGTATAATTGATGCGTCCCTTGATGTAGAAGGCAAAATCGTCCTGATCCTGGAAGTGCGGGTCCGCCATGTGCAGGGCCAGGCGCTGGATGGTCCTGTCCACACGCTGCAGGGTCTGTTCCGGCAGGATGCCCGCTGCCATGCGGCGGCACAGGGTCAGGAAGCGCAGCTCCTCGAAGTCGAGGCCCAGATGCCCCTTTTCCCCCGGGTTCAGGCGATACCAGCGGCGGCGCTGTTCCATCCCCATTTCCAGGGCGATGCCCACGGCGTTTTCTATCTGCTCCATAAGGCGGATGACCGTCTGGGGGGAGCAGTTGAGCTCCCGGGCCAGATCCTGCTGGAAATGGCGCCTGTTGTCGAAAAGCAGCTTGCGGAAAAGACGCAGCAGTTTGTCGCCGGTACGGGCATCGGGATCCAGTTTGCTGGGCATGGCGCACCTCCTGGCCGTTCATGCTAGATGCTGCCATGCCGTGATGCAAGGCCAATATTGCACAGGCAGGTGTTTTTTTGTAGGTTCGGGCTGTTTTTTGCGAGCTGCGCCGGCCATGCGGAATAGTGTGGCAAATAAAAGACAATCATTCCTCTTTGTTACAGAACCGTCACAATAGCGTGGTAGAAGATCTGCCACATGGCAAGGGCTGTTCCTGCGAGTGCAGCATGAGCGTGATGGGAAAAGCGCTCTCCTTCTTGCAGGGATCGGGAAACAATGGTGGAGAGTTTATGAAAAAAACGGGTGATACCTACATCTATCTTTCAGAATTCCTGGGCACGTTCATTTTCCTGTTGTGCGGCATCGGCTGCGTGGGCGCGCTCAGGCTGGCGGGGGCCGGCTTCGGCCAGTGGGAGATCAGCATCGTCTGGGGCCTTGCCGTGGCCATGGGCGTCTATGTTTGCGGCGGCGTGTGCGGTGCGCACCTCAACCCGTCCGTGACCATCGCCCTGGCCCTGTTCGGGGATTTCGACAGGCGCAAGGTCGTGCCCTACATCCTGGTCCAGATGCTGGCCGGTTTCTGCGCCGCGGCGCTGGCCTATGCCATGTATTACAACCTGTTCGCCGATGCCGTGGCCGCCACGGCGGGCGATCCCGCCGGGATGACGGCCCTGGCCGGGATCTTTTGTACGTTTCCCCATCCCAAGATCACCTTTTTCCAGGCTTTTTTCGTGGAGCTGGTCATCACGGCCGTGCTCATGTGCCTGATCTATGCCCTGGTGGACGGGCGCAATGCCGCCCCCAAGGGCAATCTGGGCGGCCTGCTCATCGGTCTGCTGGTGGCGCTCATCGGGGCCAGCTTCGGCCCGCTGACCGGCTTTGCCATGAATGCCGCGCGTGACTTCGGCCCGCGCCTGTTCGCCGCCCTGGCGGGCTGGGGCACGGATGTCATGACCGGCTATCCGCTCAACGGCAACCTGAGCCTGCCGTACTTCCTGGTGCCGCTCATCGCGCCCGTCATCGGTGCCTGTATCGGCGGCTGGATCTACAAGCGCATCATCGTGGCGGCCCTGGACCGCAACGCGGCCGCCGGGGACAAGGCCTGAGGGCCCCTGGCGGAAGGGCCGATGGACAGGCGCCGCATCCTGC
This is a stretch of genomic DNA from Desulfovibrio piger. It encodes these proteins:
- the tpiA gene encoding triose-phosphate isomerase codes for the protein MQKIIAANWKMYKTRQEARETAAAVAAALNEQPAPHEVVVFAPFTAIAEVADAFAASPAQAGAQDVWPAVEGAFTGEISPRMLLDAGAVWVLTGHSERRHVLGESDELVGRKTAFALEQGLKVMLCIGEKLEEREAGRLEAVLRRQLDSGLPAGENALEGRFAVAYEPVWAIGTGKVAGPDEVLATHAVVRRLLCERLGEAGNGIPILYGGSVKPANAGSLIGLDNVDGLLIGGASLDAQSFVQIIRRA
- the secG gene encoding preprotein translocase subunit SecG, which codes for MQTLILTLHIIVCVVLVILILLQAGKEGMGVIFGGGNTSVFGSSGAGGMLAKMTAFMAVVFVVTSLSYTYVTSSRPSDESAVLNVEPLTIEDVPAKPAAAPEAAAPAQPATTGEAPAAPEAAPAGAAAPAAPAAEAPAADAPAAQPAQQ
- a CDS encoding Smr/MutS family protein: MTDDSSFKNNPFKVLEKGRFPQQKKTGAPAAPEKRGKRIARQAAVPADDEDASLFLAAMGNVERQPAHGGSARGQGTGQGGFAMEEQCAMPQVKKLKEKKKGSAPRRESGAAAPAAPAAVAPPAGTAEDAAAGLEAVVAASEEDDFLLAMKQVTPLQGRGRDVPPAVAQSSPPPSADTSLQDFLDGKLEFALSMTDEYMEGHVVGLDQMIMNKLRAGGLSPEAHLDLHGLNAQQAFETLRGFMRGSWYKGLRTILVVPGRGKNSPDGVGVLRGKLQSWLTQDPFKRVVLAFCTAQPHDGGPGSVYVLLRKYKKKGRVYWERMPADADLYE
- a CDS encoding helix-turn-helix transcriptional regulator; the protein is MPSKLDPDARTGDKLLRLFRKLLFDNRRHFQQDLARELNCSPQTVIRLMEQIENAVGIALEMGMEQRRRWYRLNPGEKGHLGLDFEELRFLTLCRRMAAGILPEQTLQRVDRTIQRLALHMADPHFQDQDDFAFYIKGRINYTPFADAIERLVQAARCQTVCRIRYKAVGKTEPRLHRFIPVRMAAMNNALYVLGGHLGEDGPEVEHPCTLAVHRIQSVELTEDHARYELEDDGHGGFGLPWHEPRTFRIHVAPSAADYVRERVWAANQRIEDSDDGGLILTLTTRSEPELRAWVRSFGDAAALLEDGAPRKQG
- a CDS encoding MIP/aquaporin family protein → MKKTGDTYIYLSEFLGTFIFLLCGIGCVGALRLAGAGFGQWEISIVWGLAVAMGVYVCGGVCGAHLNPSVTIALALFGDFDRRKVVPYILVQMLAGFCAAALAYAMYYNLFADAVAATAGDPAGMTALAGIFCTFPHPKITFFQAFFVELVITAVLMCLIYALVDGRNAAPKGNLGGLLIGLLVALIGASFGPLTGFAMNAARDFGPRLFAALAGWGTDVMTGYPLNGNLSLPYFLVPLIAPVIGACIGGWIYKRIIVAALDRNAAAGDKA